The sequence GGCGGAGGCGCGTGTCGCACATCATCTGGACGGTCGTAAACGGCGCGGTCGAGGCGATCAGCAGCAGCATGACGGCGAGCCGCCGGTCGTCGTAGATCGCCGCCACCACGGGGGCCGACGCGGCGAGCAGGAGGGCCGTGGCGACGTTGAACGCCATCGACATCCAGAACACCGGGCCGCTGATGCGCTCGTACTCCGATGGCCCCCGGTGGATCAGCACGAAGCGGAGCCCTCCGTCGCGGAATATCTGGATCAGGCTCGCGGCAGCCATCGCGATGGCGTAGATGCCAAAGTCCGACTTGGTCAGGAGGAACGCGAGCACGCCCTGCGCGACCAGGGCCACGCCCCGGCTGGCGAGGACCGACATGACCATGAAGATCATGCCCGCGCCGACGCGCTTCCCCATGGCCGCCTGACGCGAGTCCTGCCTCGGGGCTGCGGAGGACGCCGGGGGCTCGTGTTCGTTCGAGGTGGCCGTGGTCATGGATCCCCGGTGTCGCGACGCTGCGCCAAGCAACCAGATCGGCTCGGCGCGGCCGGCGCCTTGTGCGGCTTGCCCGCACAAACGAAAGCGGGGGGCGGTGCGGGCCGATGAATGACGGTACGGCCCACGCCGAAAAGCGGGGATGTCTACGATCGGTCCCCCGAGGAGTTCGGCGATGAACGGCGGCGGTGCGGAACACGAGAACAACGGCGGGAAGCCGGGACTGAGGAGGTTTGTTCCTCCGGTTCTGATTTCGTTCTGGGAGCGGGCGTTCATGCCCGCCTCGGGCCGCGTGATCGTGGATTCGAAGGCACCGTTGAGGGCGTATATCCACCCCCACACGCACCTGGGTCGGAATCTGTTGCAGACAGGCCGGTACGAGGTCGAGACGGAGGAGATCATCCGCCGCGAGGTGCACGCTGGGGACGTCTTCCTAGATATCGGGGCCAACGAGGGCTTTCTGTCTGCGTTTGCCGGGACGCTGGTGGGGCCGCAGGGACTGGTGATCGCGATCGAACCGCAGTCGCGTCTGCAGGCGATCATCGAGATCAACCTGCGGCTCAACGACGTGAGGCGATTCCGGATATTTCACCGGGCGATCGGCGAGTCGTCGTCGAGCACGGCGTCGATCAACCTGTACCCGGAGATCAACACCGGGCAGTCGAGCCTGCTGAAGAAGCCCCGATTCGGGTGGACGACGGTGCGGCGCGCGACCGAGGAGATCCGGTTTATCGCGCCCCAGGAGATCCTGGCTCAGTGCGGCGTCGACCGCTTCGACATGATCAAGGTCGACGTGGAGGGGTTCGAGTACAAGGTCGTGGACGCGCTGCTGCCGATTGTCCGGGAGGGCAAGGTCCGGAAACTGCTGCTGGACTATCACGCGTCGATCCTCGCCAAGTTCGGCATCGACGCCGCCGACATCCACCGTAAGTTGCTCGACGCGGGGATGCGCGTGGTAGAGGGCGATACGTCGCGGCTTGAGTCGTATCTGCTGTACTACCACTCGTCGATCGGCGCCGATCGGTAGTCTTGCCGAGCCGGCGCGACCCCGGCGGCGCGGGCCACGATGCGGATTCTCTCGATCACACACATGCTGGGTCCGGGGGGGCTGGAGCGTGCGGTGCAGAACTGCGCGCTCGAGTACCGGCGACGCGGGCACGAGTCGGC comes from Phycisphaeraceae bacterium and encodes:
- a CDS encoding FkbM family methyltransferase, whose translation is MNGGGAEHENNGGKPGLRRFVPPVLISFWERAFMPASGRVIVDSKAPLRAYIHPHTHLGRNLLQTGRYEVETEEIIRREVHAGDVFLDIGANEGFLSAFAGTLVGPQGLVIAIEPQSRLQAIIEINLRLNDVRRFRIFHRAIGESSSSTASINLYPEINTGQSSLLKKPRFGWTTVRRATEEIRFIAPQEILAQCGVDRFDMIKVDVEGFEYKVVDALLPIVREGKVRKLLLDYHASILAKFGIDAADIHRKLLDAGMRVVEGDTSRLESYLLYYHSSIGADR